Proteins encoded in a region of the Saccharothrix ecbatanensis genome:
- a CDS encoding methionine ABC transporter ATP-binding protein — protein MITVENLTKTFPGSTGQVRALDGVNLDVAAGTVLGVVGPSGSGKSTLARCVGLLERPDSGSIRVDGTDLVSLDGIALRAARRQIGVVPQGDSLLRQRTAAGNVALPLEAAGVAGPQRRNRVAELLDLVGLTDKAGSYPDQLSGGQRQRIAVARALAASPSVLLADEPTSALDPDTTGSVLAVLDRARAELGVTVLVVTHDMGVVRRICDDVAVLENGRVVEHGKVLDLVSDAASRTASSLLPAVDQNPALEGSFDRVADIVLVGFAAVGALLPEATSRFGVDLNLLGGGLTRLGETPVARFRVGLKGERADSALEWISEAGGSVRRTLSGPQGVAA, from the coding sequence GTGATCACTGTCGAGAACCTCACCAAGACCTTCCCCGGGAGTACCGGGCAGGTTCGCGCGCTGGACGGCGTGAACCTGGACGTCGCCGCGGGCACCGTCCTCGGCGTCGTCGGCCCCAGCGGTTCGGGCAAGTCCACGCTCGCCCGGTGCGTCGGGCTGCTGGAGCGCCCGGACAGCGGCTCGATCCGCGTCGACGGCACCGACCTCGTCTCGCTCGACGGCATCGCGCTGCGTGCCGCCCGCCGGCAGATCGGCGTTGTGCCGCAAGGGGATTCCCTGCTCCGCCAGCGCACCGCCGCGGGCAACGTCGCGCTGCCGCTTGAGGCCGCGGGCGTCGCCGGGCCGCAGCGCCGCAACCGCGTCGCCGAACTCCTCGACCTGGTCGGCCTGACCGACAAGGCGGGCTCGTACCCCGACCAGCTGTCCGGTGGCCAGCGCCAGCGGATCGCGGTCGCCCGCGCGCTCGCCGCGTCGCCATCCGTGCTGTTGGCCGACGAGCCGACGTCCGCGCTCGACCCCGACACCACCGGCTCGGTGCTCGCCGTGCTGGACCGCGCGCGGGCCGAGCTGGGCGTCACGGTGCTCGTGGTCACGCACGACATGGGCGTGGTCCGGCGGATTTGCGACGACGTCGCGGTGCTGGAGAACGGCCGGGTCGTGGAGCACGGCAAGGTGCTCGACCTGGTGTCGGACGCCGCGAGCCGCACGGCCTCGTCGCTGCTGCCCGCCGTGGACCAGAACCCGGCGCTTGAGGGTTCGTTCGACCGGGTGGCGGACATCGTGCTGGTCGGCTTCGCGGCCGTCGGCGCGCTGCTGCCCGAGGCGACCAGCCGGTTCGGCGTCGACCTGAACCTGTTGGGCGGCGGCCTGACCAGGCTGGGGGAGACCCCGGTCGCGCGGTTCCGGGTCGGGCTGAAGGGCGAGCGCGCGGACTCGGCGCTGGAGTGGATCTCGGAGGCGGGCGGCTCGGTGCGGCGGACCCTGTCGGGTCCCCAGGGAGTAGCTGCGTGA
- a CDS encoding resuscitation-promoting factor, whose translation MNSFNEDTDWFTPVQVAPTGVDVLDRPGPPSEWDTAVFAITPDDVLDVLGPDADELLAGANVDVDELIRLINAETTLLPPIIIPDEVSQDRVASGLAAELPSAPPAALVEAAGKWKRRFLKAAVLTVLVTVSGGGATAIAMDKSVTVDVDGEAKTVRTYESTVGEILADEGITIGDHDVLSPSPQTKVSDGGKISLDRGRLVKMTVDGEQREGWVRSVTVDEALDQLQVPDEGAWVSHDRGMDVPLQGIALEVKSLKTVTVYDGGNAPRQLQTTAVTVDELMKAENLSLGPDDKLETALDLKVTNGAEVHITRTGVSVINATEAIQPPVEEIKDDTMMKGQKEVLEPGVPGEQIVTYRVTVKNGAEIGREKLGAKVTKEPVAKKVKVGTKLPPDGEVWDRLANCEATGNWAINTGNGYYGGLQFNKGTWDAYGGSQYAAYPHQASREQQIAIATKLRDARGGYSAWPHCQQKLGLP comes from the coding sequence GTGAACTCGTTCAACGAGGACACCGACTGGTTTACGCCCGTGCAGGTGGCGCCGACAGGCGTCGACGTCCTGGACAGACCCGGACCGCCGTCCGAGTGGGACACCGCGGTGTTCGCCATCACGCCGGACGACGTGCTCGACGTGCTCGGCCCGGACGCGGACGAACTGCTGGCCGGCGCGAACGTCGACGTCGACGAGCTGATCCGGCTGATCAACGCCGAGACCACGCTCCTCCCCCCGATCATCATCCCCGACGAGGTCTCCCAGGACCGGGTCGCGAGCGGCTTGGCGGCAGAGCTGCCGAGCGCCCCGCCCGCCGCGCTGGTCGAGGCCGCGGGGAAGTGGAAGCGCCGCTTCCTGAAGGCCGCGGTCCTCACCGTGCTGGTGACCGTCTCCGGCGGTGGCGCCACCGCGATCGCGATGGACAAGTCCGTCACGGTCGACGTCGACGGCGAAGCCAAGACCGTCCGGACCTACGAGTCCACCGTGGGTGAGATCCTCGCCGACGAGGGCATCACGATCGGCGATCACGACGTGCTCAGCCCGTCACCCCAGACGAAGGTCAGCGACGGCGGGAAGATCTCGCTGGACCGCGGCCGGCTGGTGAAGATGACGGTCGACGGCGAGCAGCGCGAGGGCTGGGTCCGCTCGGTCACCGTGGACGAGGCGCTGGACCAGCTCCAGGTGCCCGACGAAGGCGCGTGGGTCTCCCACGACCGCGGCATGGACGTGCCGCTCCAGGGCATCGCGCTGGAGGTCAAGAGCCTCAAGACCGTCACGGTCTACGACGGCGGCAACGCGCCCCGGCAGCTGCAGACCACGGCGGTGACCGTGGACGAGCTGATGAAGGCCGAGAACCTGTCGCTCGGGCCGGACGACAAGCTCGAAACGGCGCTGGACCTCAAGGTCACGAACGGCGCCGAGGTGCACATCACCCGCACCGGCGTGTCGGTGATCAACGCGACGGAGGCCATCCAGCCGCCCGTCGAGGAGATCAAAGACGACACGATGATGAAGGGCCAGAAAGAGGTCCTGGAGCCGGGTGTGCCCGGTGAGCAGATCGTCACCTACCGCGTCACGGTGAAGAACGGCGCCGAGATCGGCCGCGAGAAGCTGGGCGCGAAGGTCACCAAGGAGCCGGTCGCCAAGAAGGTCAAGGTCGGCACCAAGCTGCCGCCCGACGGCGAGGTGTGGGACCGGCTGGCCAACTGCGAGGCCACCGGCAACTGGGCCATCAACACCGGCAACGGCTACTACGGCGGCCTCCAGTTCAACAAGGGCACGTGGGACGCCTACGGCGGCAGCCAGTACGCCGCGTACCCGCACCAGGCCTCGCGTGAGCAGCAGATCGCGATCGCGACCAAGCTCCGCGACGCCCGCGGCGGCTACTCCGCCTGGCCCCACTGCCAGCAAAAGCTCGGCTTGCCGTAA
- a CDS encoding TatD family hydrolase gives MTKRRGERPPVPETLPAPVVDAHTHLDACGAETPEQVREILDRAAQAGVDRVITVADDLKSAHWAAEAATWDDRVFAAVALHPTRTSTFGEAEQTELAKLAERPRVVAIGETGLDYYWDYAPKSAQHEAFRWHIDLAKRVGKALMIHDRDAHDDILDVLDTEGAPSTVVFHCFSGDLSFARACVERGFVLSFAGAVTFRNAQALREAARWVPEDHILVETDAPFLTPHPYRGRPNEPYCANYTLRDLATLRDVDPADLASKITRTAERTFGLRDVAES, from the coding sequence ATGACGAAACGCCGTGGCGAACGGCCACCGGTCCCGGAGACCCTTCCGGCGCCGGTGGTCGACGCCCACACCCACCTGGACGCGTGCGGCGCGGAGACGCCCGAACAGGTCCGCGAGATCCTGGACCGGGCCGCGCAGGCCGGCGTCGACCGCGTGATCACCGTCGCGGACGACCTGAAGTCCGCGCACTGGGCCGCCGAAGCCGCCACCTGGGACGACCGGGTGTTCGCCGCAGTCGCCCTGCACCCGACCCGCACGTCCACGTTCGGCGAGGCGGAGCAGACCGAGCTGGCGAAGCTCGCGGAGCGGCCGAGGGTCGTCGCGATCGGCGAGACCGGTCTGGACTACTACTGGGACTACGCCCCGAAAAGCGCCCAGCACGAGGCGTTCCGGTGGCACATCGACCTCGCCAAGCGGGTCGGCAAGGCGTTGATGATCCACGACCGGGACGCGCACGACGACATCCTCGATGTGCTGGACACCGAAGGCGCGCCGTCCACAGTGGTCTTCCACTGCTTCTCCGGCGACCTCTCCTTCGCGCGCGCGTGCGTGGAGCGCGGTTTCGTGCTGTCGTTCGCGGGCGCGGTGACGTTCCGCAACGCCCAAGCCCTCAGGGAAGCCGCCCGCTGGGTGCCGGAAGACCACATCCTGGTCGAGACGGACGCGCCGTTCCTGACCCCTCACCCGTACCGGGGTCGCCCGAACGAACCGTATTGCGCGAACTACACGCTCCGGGACTTGGCGACACTGCGTGACGTAGATCCGGCCGATCTTGCGTCAAAGATCACCCGAACCGCCGAACGGACCTTCGGTCTTCGTGACGTGGCGGAGTCGTAA
- a CDS encoding 4-(cytidine 5'-diphospho)-2-C-methyl-D-erythritol kinase, which produces MLAVVPPPVTVRVPAKVNLHLAVGDLRSDGYHDLVTIFQALSLTDEVTVAIADDPGVEVHGEGADAVPTGASNLAWRAVRVLAEHVGRDPDDPKVRVVIRKAIPVAGGMAGGSADAAATLVGLASLWRLEISRDDLATLAGKIGADVPFGIYGGTALGTDRGDRIVPVLSRHTFHWVLAFDRRGLPTPEVFDELDRLRADGDPPRVGEAEAVLEGLASGDPRQLALLLGNDLQAAAVSLRPNLRRTLRAGVNAGALAGMVSGSGPTCAFLCTDGDAAVRVAAELAGAGVCRTVRVAQGPVHGARVIGTEEAPRPIPPEVHA; this is translated from the coding sequence GTGCTCGCTGTCGTCCCACCCCCGGTCACCGTCCGCGTCCCGGCCAAGGTCAACCTGCACCTGGCTGTAGGCGATCTTCGCTCGGACGGCTACCACGACCTCGTGACGATCTTCCAGGCCTTGTCGCTGACCGACGAGGTCACCGTCGCCATCGCCGACGACCCCGGGGTCGAGGTGCACGGCGAAGGCGCCGACGCCGTGCCCACCGGCGCGTCCAACCTCGCCTGGCGGGCGGTGCGGGTGCTGGCCGAGCACGTCGGCCGCGACCCCGACGACCCGAAGGTCCGGGTCGTGATCCGCAAGGCCATCCCGGTCGCCGGCGGCATGGCGGGCGGCAGCGCGGACGCGGCGGCGACGCTCGTCGGGCTGGCCTCCCTCTGGCGGCTGGAGATCAGCCGGGACGACCTGGCCACGCTGGCGGGCAAGATCGGCGCGGACGTCCCGTTCGGCATCTACGGCGGCACCGCGTTGGGCACCGACCGGGGCGACAGGATCGTCCCCGTGCTGTCCCGTCACACGTTCCACTGGGTGCTCGCGTTCGACCGGCGCGGCCTGCCCACGCCCGAGGTGTTCGACGAGCTGGACCGGCTGCGCGCGGACGGCGATCCGCCTCGGGTCGGTGAGGCGGAGGCCGTGCTGGAAGGCCTGGCGTCCGGCGACCCGCGTCAGCTCGCGCTGCTGCTGGGCAACGACCTTCAGGCCGCCGCCGTGTCGCTGCGGCCCAACCTGCGCCGCACGTTGCGCGCGGGCGTGAACGCGGGCGCGTTGGCCGGCATGGTGTCCGGATCGGGGCCGACCTGCGCGTTCCTGTGCACCGACGGCGACGCGGCGGTGCGGGTGGCGGCCGAACTGGCGGGCGCGGGTGTGTGCCGGACGGTGCGCGTGGCGCAGGGCCCGGTCCACGGCGCGCGCGTCATCGGCACCGAAGAGGCACCCCGGCCGATCCCGCCCGAGGTGCACGCGTGA
- the rsmA gene encoding 16S rRNA (adenine(1518)-N(6)/adenine(1519)-N(6))-dimethyltransferase RsmA — protein MSAGSGSSLLGPADVRRLAAELDIRPTKKLGQNFVHDPNTVRRIVSAAGLRADDVVLEVGPGLGSLTLALLPSCRALVAVEIDGVLADRLPVTVAERAPGLADRLSVVHADAMRVTPSDMPVEPTALVANLPYNIAVPVVLHLLAELPSLRTGLVMVQSEVADRMAAGPGSKVYGVPSVKLAWYADARRAGPVPRSVFWPVPNVDSALVAFERHPPLSTVDQKQLFSLVDAAFAQRRKMLRGALSGWAGSAAEAQRLLVEAGVDPAVRGEQLDVRDFIRIAEAAAAR, from the coding sequence ATGTCGGCCGGGTCGGGGAGTTCGCTCCTCGGCCCGGCCGATGTCCGTCGGCTGGCGGCCGAGCTGGACATCCGCCCCACCAAGAAGCTCGGCCAGAACTTCGTGCACGACCCCAACACGGTGCGGCGCATCGTGTCCGCGGCCGGGCTGCGCGCCGACGACGTGGTGCTGGAGGTCGGCCCCGGCCTGGGTTCGCTGACGTTGGCGTTGCTGCCGTCGTGCCGCGCGCTGGTGGCCGTGGAGATCGACGGGGTGCTGGCGGACCGCCTGCCGGTGACGGTGGCGGAGCGCGCGCCTGGGCTCGCCGACCGGTTGAGCGTGGTGCACGCCGATGCGATGCGCGTCACACCGTCCGACATGCCCGTGGAGCCGACCGCCCTCGTCGCGAACCTGCCCTACAACATCGCGGTGCCCGTGGTGCTGCACCTGCTGGCCGAGCTGCCGTCGTTGCGCACCGGGCTGGTGATGGTGCAGTCCGAGGTCGCCGACCGGATGGCCGCCGGACCGGGCAGCAAGGTCTACGGCGTGCCCAGCGTCAAACTCGCCTGGTACGCGGACGCGCGGCGGGCCGGTCCGGTGCCGCGCTCGGTGTTCTGGCCGGTTCCCAACGTGGACTCCGCGCTGGTCGCGTTCGAACGTCACCCACCGCTGTCCACTGTGGATCAGAAACAGCTGTTCTCGTTGGTGGACGCGGCTTTCGCGCAGCGGCGCAAGATGCTCCGGGGCGCGTTGTCCGGTTGGGCCGGTTCGGCGGCCGAGGCGCAGCGCTTGCTCGTCGAGGCGGGCGTCGATCCGGCGGTGCGCGGCGAACAACTGGACGTCAGGGACTTCATCCGGATAGCCGAGGCCGCTGCCGCTCGATAG
- the metG gene encoding methionine--tRNA ligase, which translates to MSASVLTAVAWPYANGPRHIGHVSGFGVPSDVFSRYMRMSGNRVLMVSGSDEHGTPISVQAEKEGMSTRELVDKYHRVIANDLHGLGLSYDLFTRTTTGNHYKVVQELFLALWRNGYVIPKTEMGAISPSTGRTLPDRYIEGTCPICGYDGARGDQCDNCGNQLDPIDLKNPRSRINGEVPKFVETEHLFLDLPQFIDALGGWFQTRTEWRPNVLKFSQNLIADLRPRAITRDLDWGIPIPLDGWSEQPMKRFYVWFDAVIGYLSASVEWARRSGNPDAWKEFWTGDAQGYYFMGKDNIVFHSLIWPSLLLGQNGQGAKGGQPGAFGALNLPTEVVSSEFLTMSGSKFSTSRGTVIYVTDFLKEFGPDALRYFISVAGPENQDTDFTWDEFVRRTNFELANEWGNLVNRSISMAHKNVGAIPKPTNPTQADHELLELSRKAFDVVGANLRRSRFKQASGEAMKVVGAANRYLSDQEPWKLKDDPERRDTVLHTALQVVQDANALLTPFLPHSAQKVHEALGGTGVWAAQPEITEVEDLDVPDRGYPVLTGDYAGEQATWASTPIEVGRPLAKPAPLFAKLDPELGETGPEWAPIVK; encoded by the coding sequence ATGAGTGCCTCCGTGCTGACCGCGGTGGCGTGGCCCTACGCCAACGGCCCCCGCCACATCGGTCACGTCTCCGGTTTCGGTGTCCCCTCCGACGTGTTCTCCCGCTACATGCGCATGTCGGGCAACCGGGTGCTGATGGTCTCCGGCTCGGACGAGCACGGCACGCCCATCTCGGTCCAGGCCGAGAAGGAGGGCATGTCCACCCGAGAGCTCGTGGACAAGTACCACCGGGTCATCGCGAACGACCTGCACGGCCTCGGCCTGTCCTACGACCTGTTCACCCGGACCACCACCGGCAACCACTACAAAGTGGTCCAGGAGCTGTTCCTCGCCCTCTGGCGCAACGGCTACGTCATCCCCAAGACCGAGATGGGCGCGATCAGCCCGTCCACCGGCCGCACCCTGCCCGACCGCTACATCGAGGGCACCTGCCCGATCTGCGGCTACGACGGCGCCCGCGGCGACCAGTGCGACAACTGCGGCAACCAGCTCGACCCCATCGACCTGAAGAACCCGCGCTCCCGCATCAACGGCGAGGTGCCGAAGTTCGTCGAGACCGAGCACCTGTTCCTCGACCTCCCGCAGTTCATCGACGCGCTCGGCGGCTGGTTCCAGACCCGCACCGAGTGGCGCCCGAACGTGCTCAAGTTCAGCCAGAACCTCATCGCCGACCTGCGTCCGCGCGCCATCACCCGCGACCTGGACTGGGGCATCCCCATCCCGCTCGACGGCTGGAGCGAGCAGCCGATGAAGCGCTTCTACGTGTGGTTCGACGCGGTCATCGGCTACCTCAGCGCGTCGGTCGAGTGGGCCCGCCGGTCGGGGAACCCGGACGCCTGGAAGGAGTTCTGGACCGGCGACGCCCAGGGCTACTACTTCATGGGCAAGGACAACATCGTCTTCCACTCGCTGATCTGGCCCTCCCTGCTCCTCGGGCAGAACGGCCAGGGCGCGAAGGGCGGGCAGCCGGGCGCGTTCGGCGCGCTGAACCTGCCCACCGAAGTGGTGTCGAGCGAGTTCCTCACCATGAGCGGCTCGAAGTTCTCCACCTCGCGCGGCACGGTCATCTACGTGACGGACTTCCTGAAGGAGTTCGGCCCGGACGCGCTGCGCTACTTCATCTCGGTCGCCGGCCCGGAGAACCAGGACACCGACTTCACCTGGGACGAGTTCGTCCGCCGGACCAACTTCGAGCTGGCCAACGAGTGGGGCAACCTGGTCAACCGGTCGATCTCGATGGCGCACAAGAACGTGGGCGCGATCCCGAAGCCGACCAACCCCACCCAGGCCGACCACGAGCTGCTCGAACTGAGCCGCAAGGCGTTCGACGTGGTGGGCGCGAACCTGCGCCGCTCGCGGTTCAAGCAGGCGTCCGGCGAGGCGATGAAGGTCGTCGGCGCGGCCAACCGCTACCTGTCCGACCAGGAGCCGTGGAAGCTCAAGGACGACCCGGAGCGCCGCGACACCGTGCTGCACACCGCGTTGCAGGTCGTTCAGGACGCGAACGCCCTCCTCACCCCGTTCCTGCCGCACTCGGCGCAGAAGGTGCACGAGGCGTTGGGCGGCACGGGCGTGTGGGCGGCGCAGCCGGAGATCACCGAGGTCGAGGACCTGGACGTGCCGGACCGCGGGTACCCGGTGCTGACCGGCGACTACGCGGGCGAGCAGGCGACGTGGGCGTCCACGCCCATCGAGGTGGGCCGGCCGCTGGCCAAGCCCGCGCCGCTGTTCGCCAAGCTCGACCCGGAGCTGGGCGAGACCGGCCCCGAGTGGGCCCCGATCGTCAAGTAG
- a CDS encoding MetQ/NlpA family ABC transporter substrate-binding protein, translated as MRIRAALVAVLLTAVGCGSGDTGAASDPNAALRIGVSPVPHAQVLRYVADNLAASKGLKVEVVEFTDYVQPNTALVDGSLDGNYFQTVPYLDTFKAESGAALEWIGPVHIEPLGVYSKKHKALADLPSGARVAVANDATNEARGLKLLQDNGLIKVKPGTEKTATIRDIAENPRGLEFVELEAAQLPRSLDDTDAAVVNGNYAIDAGLKPASDALALERAEGNPNANGLVTRVELKDDQRVKDLLALLQSQEVKDYIKETFSGSVLAV; from the coding sequence ATGCGTATTCGTGCTGCCCTCGTCGCCGTGCTGCTGACCGCAGTGGGCTGCGGAAGTGGCGACACCGGCGCCGCCTCGGACCCGAACGCGGCCCTGAGGATCGGCGTCAGCCCTGTTCCGCACGCGCAGGTGCTGCGGTACGTGGCGGACAACCTGGCCGCGTCGAAGGGCTTGAAGGTCGAGGTCGTGGAGTTCACCGACTACGTGCAGCCGAACACCGCGCTGGTGGACGGTTCGCTGGACGGGAACTACTTCCAGACCGTGCCGTACCTGGACACGTTCAAGGCCGAGAGCGGCGCGGCGCTGGAGTGGATCGGCCCCGTGCACATCGAGCCGCTCGGCGTGTACTCGAAGAAGCACAAGGCGTTGGCCGACCTGCCGTCCGGTGCGCGGGTGGCCGTGGCGAACGACGCGACGAACGAGGCGCGCGGGCTGAAGCTGCTCCAGGACAACGGCCTGATCAAGGTGAAGCCGGGCACGGAGAAGACGGCGACGATCCGGGACATCGCGGAGAACCCGCGTGGTCTGGAGTTCGTGGAGCTGGAGGCGGCGCAGCTGCCCCGGTCGCTGGACGACACCGATGCGGCTGTGGTCAATGGCAACTACGCCATCGACGCCGGCCTCAAGCCCGCGTCGGACGCGTTGGCGCTGGAGCGTGCCGAGGGCAACCCGAACGCGAACGGGCTGGTGACGCGGGTCGAGCTGAAGGACGACCAGCGGGTGAAGGACCTGCTCGCACTGCTCCAGTCGCAGGAGGTCAAGGACTACATCAAGGAGACGTTCTCGGGCTCCGTGCTCGCCGTCTGA
- a CDS encoding PASTA domain-containing protein, whose protein sequence is MSQLKWVAGALTALVVAGCGTTPPATTTVTVPAATTPAATEPAATEPAATAPAATEPAATTPAPAGKTCTVPNVVGMIHQTAQDTMQAAGLYKLREQDATGQGRVLALDRNWTTTAQTPAAGQVVPCDTEVLLSAKKNDE, encoded by the coding sequence ATGTCACAGCTGAAGTGGGTCGCCGGCGCGTTGACGGCCCTGGTGGTCGCGGGGTGTGGCACCACACCGCCGGCCACCACGACGGTCACCGTGCCCGCCGCCACAACACCGGCAGCCACTGAACCGGCGGCCACTGAACCGGCGGCCACAGCACCGGCAGCTACCGAACCGGCAGCCACGACGCCCGCGCCGGCCGGGAAGACCTGCACCGTCCCGAACGTCGTCGGCATGATCCACCAGACCGCGCAGGACACCATGCAGGCCGCGGGCCTCTACAAGCTCCGTGAACAGGATGCCACCGGTCAGGGGCGAGTGCTGGCCCTGGACCGGAACTGGACCACGACCGCGCAGACCCCGGCCGCCGGGCAGGTCGTCCCCTGCGACACCGAGGTGCTGCTGTCGGCCAAGAAGAACGACGAGTAG
- a CDS encoding methionine ABC transporter permease, whose amino-acid sequence MRSATPWSEVFDQLLVATGETLYMVVVSTVIAVLLGTPVGIWLQLTAPGGLRPRPVLHKVLGFVVDLGRSMPFLVLLVVLTSLTRLLLSSTIGPTAAIVPLSVGAIPFVGRLVQNVLSEVHVSVVEAAVTTGSSTLRIVRSVLLRESAPALVNAVGVTAIALLGYSAMAGVVGGGGLGDLAVRMGYQRFNDRYLWSTVVVLAVIATAIQLVTNRVARGVDRRRTTSV is encoded by the coding sequence GTGAGGTCTGCGACACCCTGGTCGGAGGTCTTCGACCAACTGCTCGTGGCTACCGGCGAGACGTTGTACATGGTGGTGGTCTCGACCGTCATCGCGGTTCTGCTCGGCACACCCGTCGGCATCTGGCTCCAGCTCACCGCTCCCGGTGGGCTGAGGCCGCGGCCGGTGCTCCACAAGGTCCTCGGGTTCGTGGTGGACCTCGGCCGTTCCATGCCGTTCCTGGTGCTGCTGGTCGTGCTCACGTCGTTGACGAGGCTGTTGCTCAGCAGCACGATCGGGCCCACGGCGGCGATCGTGCCGCTGTCGGTCGGCGCGATCCCGTTCGTCGGCAGGCTGGTGCAGAACGTGCTGTCCGAGGTGCACGTGTCGGTGGTGGAGGCCGCCGTCACGACCGGGTCGTCCACGCTGCGGATCGTGCGCAGCGTGCTGCTCCGCGAGTCGGCTCCCGCCCTGGTCAACGCCGTCGGCGTGACCGCGATCGCGTTGCTCGGCTACTCGGCGATGGCCGGTGTGGTCGGTGGCGGCGGTCTCGGCGACCTCGCCGTGCGGATGGGCTACCAGCGGTTCAACGACCGTTATCTGTGGAGCACGGTCGTCGTGCTGGCCGTCATCGCCACCGCGATCCAGCTCGTCACCAACCGTGTCGCGCGCGGCGTCGACCGCCGTCGCACCACTTCTGTCTGA
- the rsmI gene encoding 16S rRNA (cytidine(1402)-2'-O)-methyltransferase codes for MRPVSGSGRLVLAATPLGDVRDASARLVDALGTAEVIAAEDTRRLRSLASALGVTLSGRVVSFYDQVETARLPKLLEALHEGQTVVLVTDAGMPSVSDPGYRLVAACVAEDIRVTCLPGPSAVTTALALSGLPSDRFCFDGFPPRKQGERLRWFAALATEPRTCVFFESPHRLADTLADAASVLGNDRRAAVCRELTKTYEEVKRGGLGELAEWAAEGVRGEITVVLAPAETRDTPPMETLVAEVKQRVAAGERTKTAAAEVAEAAGVSKKALYDAVISKG; via the coding sequence GTGAGACCTGTATCTGGATCAGGCCGTTTGGTGCTGGCCGCTACTCCGCTCGGTGACGTCCGGGACGCTTCGGCGCGCCTGGTGGACGCCTTGGGGACGGCCGAAGTGATCGCGGCGGAGGACACCCGGAGACTTCGGTCGTTGGCGTCGGCGCTGGGGGTGACCCTGTCGGGGCGGGTCGTCAGCTTCTACGACCAGGTCGAGACGGCCCGGCTGCCGAAGCTGCTGGAGGCCCTGCACGAGGGGCAGACGGTGGTGCTGGTGACCGACGCCGGCATGCCCAGCGTGTCCGACCCCGGCTACCGGCTCGTGGCGGCGTGCGTGGCGGAGGACATCCGCGTCACGTGCCTGCCCGGGCCGTCCGCCGTGACGACCGCGCTGGCGTTGTCGGGGCTGCCGTCGGACCGCTTCTGCTTCGACGGCTTCCCGCCGCGCAAGCAGGGTGAGCGGCTCCGGTGGTTCGCGGCGTTGGCGACCGAGCCCCGGACGTGCGTCTTCTTCGAATCACCCCATCGGCTGGCGGACACCCTCGCCGACGCCGCTTCGGTGTTGGGCAACGACCGGCGGGCGGCGGTGTGCCGGGAGTTGACCAAGACGTATGAGGAGGTCAAGCGGGGCGGGCTCGGCGAGCTGGCCGAGTGGGCGGCCGAGGGGGTGCGGGGTGAGATCACGGTGGTGCTGGCGCCCGCCGAGACCCGCGACACGCCGCCGATGGAGACGCTGGTCGCCGAGGTGAAGCAGCGGGTGGCCGCCGGGGAACGGACCAAGACGGCGGCGGCGGAGGTCGCGGAGGCGGCGGGCGTGAGCAAGAAGGCCCTCTACGACGCGGTGATCAGCAAGGGCTGA